In Sulfitobacter sp. LCG007, the sequence CGGTGTTTGCCGTGCTTGCCGCATGGGCCTATTCGGCCGAGCCCGTCCGGTTGAAACGCTCGGGCCTGTGGGGACCCGCCCTTGTCGGATTGTGCTACGAAGGATTGCCGTGGTTCACTGGAGCGGCTGTCCTCTCGTCGGGAATGCCCGAAAGCCCCGTTGTGGTCATGGCGCTGCTCTACGCGGTCGGGGCGCATGGCATAATGACCCTGAACGATTTCAAGGCGCTCGAGGGCGACACGCGGACCGGCGTCAATTCGCTGCCGGTGACGCTGGGGCCCGCGCGCGCGGCGCGGCTGGCATGCTGGGTCATGGCGCTTCCGCAGGTTGCCGTCGCATGCCTGCTCCTTGTCTGGGACCGCCCCGTTCACGGTGCGGCCATCGCGGCCGTCCTGTTCGGGCAGATCCTGGCGATGCGCGTCCTGCTGCGCGATCCGAAGGCGAAGGCGCCCTGGTACAACGGGGTCGGCGTCACGCTCTACGTGTCCGGCATGCTCGTCACCGCATTCGGCATACGAACCCTTGGCATCTCGCCATGACGCTGAGCTGGTTCTCCATCGTGCGGCTCGGGCTCGTGCAGATGTGTCTTGGCGCCATCGTTGTGCTGACGACCTCGACGCTGAACCGGCTGATGGTCGTCGAACTCGCACTGCCGGCGGTATTGCCGGGGCTGCTTGTCGCCCTGCACTACGGGATCCAGATCACCCGGCCGCAGTGGGGATACCGTTCGGACGCCGGCGGGCGTCGCACGCGCTGGATCATCGGCGGCATGGCGGTTCTCGCCCTCGGCGGATGGGGCGCGGCGCTCGGTGTGGTCGTGCTCGAGCAGAGCTTCGCGGCCGGCCTCGCGGTTTCGGCGCTGGCCTATGCGCTGATCGGGCTGGGCGTCGGCGCATCGGGCACCTCTCTGCTTGCCCTGCTGGCAACGGCCACGCGCCCGGACCGCCGCGCGGCGGCGGCGACCATAACCTGGCTCATGATGATCGGGGGGATCGCCGTGACCGCCGGGACCGTCGGCGCCTTCCTGCATCCCTATTCGCCGGCGCTTCTGTTGCGCATCGTCCTGGTCGTGACCTTCGGCGCGGTGGCGTTGACGGCGCTTGCGGTCTGGCGCGTCGAGGCAGGGCTGATCCGGGCCGAACAGGAGAAACCCGTACCCTTCGCCATCGCGTTGCGCGGCGTCTGGGAAGAGCCGAAGGCCCGCCGGTTCACCATCTTCGTCTTCCTGTCGATGGTCGCCTATTTCATGCAGGAACTCATCCTCGAGCCCTATGCCGGACTGGTGTTCGACTTCACGCCTGGCCAGTCGACCTCGCTTTCGGGCGCGCAGAACGGCGGGGTTTTCCTCGGAATGCTGATGGTCGGGATCGCCGCGACCGGGCTGGGTCTCGGGTCGCTGCGGACATGGGTGATCGCGGGCTGTCTCGGCTCGGCGCTCAGCCTTGCGGTCATCACGGCGCTGGGGCGTGTGGGACCGGCGGCGCCCCTGACGCCCGCCGTGGTTTCGCTGGGCGTGTTCAACGGCATGTTCGCGGTGGCGGCCATCGGGTCGATGATGGCCCTCGCCGGAGAGGGCCGCGGCGCCCGCGAGGGCACACGCATGGGTCTGTGGGGCGGCGCGCAGGCGATTGCGGCGGGGTTCGGCGGTCTTGTCGGGGCTGCCTCGGTGGATGCCCTGCGCCAGATCCTGGACCACGATGCGGACGCCTTCGGCCTCGTCTTTCTGGCCGAGGCGGTCCTTTTCACCGCTGCCGCGCTGCTGGCGGCGCAGATCATGAAACCTCAGGCGGACGACGATGGCCTGGTAGCGGGAGAACGCCCATGTTCGATGTCGTAGTCGTAGGAGGCGGGCCAAGCGGGGCAACAGCGGCGGAAGATCTCGCCCGATCCGGCCACAGTGTCGCGCTGCTGGACCGGGACGGGCGTATCAAGCCCTGCGGCGGCGCCATCCCGCCGCGGCTGATCCAGGATTTCGAGATCCCCGGCGACCAGCTCGTCGCCCACATCTCGACGGCCAGGATGATTTCTCCGACCGGGCGTTCGGTCGACATGGCCATCGAGAACGGCTTCATCGGGATGGTGGATCGCGAGCATTTCGACGAGTTCCTGCGTGTCCGGGCCACGGCTGCGGGGGCGACACGCCTTACCGGCACGTTCGTGAAGGTGCAGCGCGACGGGGCGGTGCCAGAAGTGGTCTACCGCGAAAAGGACACCGGCGAGATGCGCAGCATCGCGACACGGCTGATCATCGGTGCCGACGGCGCGCGATCCAATGTCGCGCGGGGCGAAATGCCGGGCGGCAGCGCCATTCCTTACGTGATCGCCTATCACGAGATCATCCGGGCGCCGGCCGGGTCCGACCGCTACGATCCGACCCGCTGCGACGTGATCTACGACGGAAGCATCTCGCCTGATTTCTACGGCTGGATCTTCCCGCACGGCGCGTCCGCCAGTGTCGGGATGGGCACGGGGAGGGAAGGCTTCGATCTCAAGCGGGCGACGGCCGCGCTGCGCGGGGCCGCCGGTCTCGAGGCGTGCGAAACGATCCGCCGCGAGGGCGCGCCGATTCCTTTACGACCGCTCGATCGGTGGGACAACGGCAAGGACGTGCTGCTGGCCGGAGATGCGGCTGGCGTCGTGGCGCCGAGCTCGGGCGAGGGAATCTATTACGCGATGTTCGGAGGCCGCGTCGCGGCGAGTGCGGCGGCGGCTGCGCTGTCATCCGGCAGGGCCAGCGATCTCAAGCTCGCGCGCCGCCTGTTCATGCGTGACCACAAGACGGTCTTCCGCGTCCTTGCCTCGATGCAGAAGGCGTATTACCGCTCGGACGAAAGGCGGGAACGCTTCGTGTCCCTCTGTCACGATCTCGATGTGCAGCGCCTGACATTCGAGGCCTACATGAACAAGGCGCTGGTCCATGCGCGGCCCATGGCGCATTTGAAGATCGGCCTGAAGAACCTCGCCCATCTTGCCGGGCTGGTCCGGCCGGAGCATGTCTGAGGAACCGCGACCGGGCTGGCGGGACGCAATCCTGCCGCGGCTCGCGAAACTGGACGTGCATCGCCCGGCGCTGCTCATGCAGCAGCACGCCATCCGCATGAACCGTCACGCGGCCGGGATATCCGGCACGGACGCGACAGCCTGAACGCTTTCAGCTCGAAACGACGTTGAGCGCGACGACCTGACCCGCGGGACGGAAGGCCGCGCGCGCGGTTGCGGCGATATCCGCAGCTGTCATGCCGGCATCTGCATACATCTCGGCCGGAGAGGCCTGCGCGATGAAGCGGTCGGGCAGGGTGATCGTCCGGATGGCGAGCCCTCGGTCGAACACCCCATGGGCCGCCAGTTCGTGCAGGACCATGGCGCCGAAACCGCCGCGCGCGCCCTGTTCGACGGTGATCAACGCCCGATGTGTCCGCGCGAGGTCGAGCAGCAGTTCCAGATCCAGCGGCTTTGCAAAACGCGCATCCGCGACGGTGACGCCGATGCCCTCGGCCTCGAGCATGTCGGCGGCGGCCATCGCTTCGCGCAGATGCGCGCCCAGCGACAGGATCGCCACGTCCTCACCCTCGCGGATGACGCGTCCCTTGCCGATCTCGAGAACCCGGCCTTCTTCGGGCAATGCCACCCCGGTCCCGTTGCCGCGCGGATAGCGGAAGGCGATGGGGCCACTGTCATGCGCCGCCGCCGTGGCGACCATATGCACCAGTTCGGCCTCGTCCGCCGCCGCCATCACCGTGAATCCCGGCAGGTTGGAGAGGTAGGCGAGGTCGAAGGCTCCGGCGTGGGTCGGGCCGTCCGCGCCGACGAGCCCCGCCCGGTCGATGGCGAAACGGACCGGCAGTCGTTGCAGGGCGACATCGTGCACCACCTGGTCATAGGCGCGTTGCAGGAAGGTCGAATAGATCGCGCAGAAGGGCCGCAGCCCGCTGGCCGCCATGCCGGCGGCGAAGGTCACGCCATGCTGCTCGGCGATCCCCACGTCGAAGACGCGGGACGGAAAGCGGCCCGCCATGATGTCGACACCGGTCCCCGAAGGCATCGCCGCCGTCACCGCGACGATCCGGGGATCGCGCGCCGCGGTTTCGCATAGCGCGTTCCCGAAGACGCTGGTGTAGCTCGGGGCACCCGGCCTGGACTTGTTCTGCGCCCCGGTCGGGATATCGAAGGAAGCGACGCCATGGTACTTGTCCGCGCTGGTTTCGGCGGGGGCATAGCCCTTTCCCTTGACGGTGCAGCAATGGATCAGGACCGGGCCGGTGGCCCGGGCGCGGGCGGCGCGCAACACCGGCAGCAGCTGGGACAGGTCGTGACCGTCGATGGGCCCGACATATTCGAAACCGAGCTCCTCGAAGAGCGTTCCCGCCCCGGGCAGGCCGGTCACGAGCTGACGCGCGCGGCGGGCGCTGTCGCGCAGCGGGGACGGCAGGGCGGACTCGAAGCCTTCGGCCAGCGATTTGATCCTTGTCAGCGGTTCGTTGGCATAGAGCCGCGAGAGATATTTCGACATGGCACCCACGGGAGGGGCAATGCTCATCTCGTTGTCGTTCAGGATAACAAAGAGCCGGCGCTTTTCCGCACCCGCGTTGTTGAGCGCTTCGTAGGCCATGCCTGCGCTGATCGCGCCGTCGCCGATGACGGCGATGGCGTCCCCGGTGGGCTGGCCCATGTCGCGGCCCACAGTGAACCCGAGGGCGGCACTGATCGAGGTCGAGGCATGCGCGGCACCGAAGGGGTCGTATTCGCTTTCGTCGCGCTTGGTGAAGCCGCTGAGGCCGCCCTTCTTGCGAAGGGTGCGGATGCGGTCGCGCCGGCCAGTCAGCACCTTGTGCGGATAGCACTGATGGCCGACGTCCCAGATCAGCTTGTCCATCGGCGTGTTGAAGACCGCGTGGATCGCTACGGTCAGCTCCACCACGCCTAGGGACGACCCGAGATGTCCGCCGGTCTCGGAGACCGCGGATATGACCTCGGCGCGCAATTCGTCGGCGAGAAGGCCCAGTTCACGGTCGCTTAGGTGCTTCAGATCGGCCGGACCCGCGACGCGGTCGAGCAGGGAGGGATTGGATCGCGGCATGGTGCTGTGCCTCCTGTGAGTTCGCCCCTGGCGAAGCGGCACCGCGCGAGACATGCAACGACCGGCGCGGCGCCGATCTCCTGTCGCCAACAGGAAGTGATCCGGAGCATTCGAAAACCCCGGAAGCGCGGATCGGAGAAGCGTCGGCGATCCGTGCCTGGCAGGGGGAAAGGCGGGCCGGGCGGACCCGGGCCGCCTCTCCCCTATTCGTATTCCGGTGCGCCCGTGGTGGCGAGCTCGGGATAGTTGTCGATCACGTTGAGTCCCTGCAGAGGCTGCTGCTGGCCCTTGTGGCAGGTGTTGCAGGCGAGTTTAGGCGCATCGCCATGGATCGGGCCCAGCCGCTCGGGCGGATAGTTGTCCTTCAGCGGCACGAGATACTCGATGTTGAGTTCCTGGACCATCGAGATCCCGAGAAGCGCCGTCGCCCATTGCGGCGTGACCTGTCCCGGATCGTAGAAGGCGCGCGAGTTGTGGCAGAGCAGGCAGTTCACACCGAGCGAGTTGGAAAAGTAGTTCATCAGCGAAAAGGTGCGCTCGGCGTGCTGGATGCCCGGGTAGTCGTCCTGTCCGGGGATGCCCGCGACACGGCTTTCGAGATCGTGAACCTTGATGTTGCCTTCCTCGGCCAGATAGACCTGAAGCGCGTCCGAGGGCAGCGAGGTGTACTGGCTGACCGGCGTGACCCTGTTCTGGTTGGAAGACCACCCCGCCATGTATTTGACCGTCGGCGTTGATTCGAACCAGATTCCGCTGGGCACGTTTTCACCGCGGTGGCAGGTGTAGCATGTCACGCCCACTGTCTTGTTCGCGTTGACATGCCCGTCGTGATTTTCGTTGATGTTCTGGTTCATCTGGATCATGCGGCGCGAGACGACCTTGGTATAGAGCGTGTCCTCGTTATATGTCTCCAGATCGCCGTCGCCGTGGCAGTAGGCGCAGCCCTGATCGGGCGAGACCCACTGCGTGATGGCCAGCATCAGACGGTTGAAGTTGTCCTCGGTCAGATCCCCCAGGACCTGGACGTTCTGGTAGACGTCGCGCGCCAGCGGCTCGCCGCCCTCGGGCACGTAGGGCTCTTCGGTATAGAAGGCCTCGATCGTCGGATCCGGCGTCGTCAGGTCGGACCGGTACTTGGTCACGGACATGCCGGTTCCGCGGGGACCCGTCTGCAGGCTGTCCGTGGCGAAGGGCTGACCCCATGACACGAGGAGCGCGGCGACGATCACGGCCCCCCCGACGATCCCGACCACGACGGCGGGACCGTAGATATCCACGGGGCGTTGTCTGTTCCAGTCGCTGAACCACTTGGGAAGCATCTTATTCTCCCTTCCCGATGAAGCCTTCGTAGGTGCCGTAGGCCTCGTATCCATAGGATCCGTCGTACATGGGCGCGAAATTGTGTTCCTGCGCCCAGATGAACCAGTTGTCGACCACGGTGCCCGTCAGCAGGATGCCGATGCCGCCGGTGATCGGGGTCAGCACGGCGAACCACCAGGCCCAGCGGTGGATGCCTTCCATCGTGGCGTTGAAGCCCATGGTCCAGCGCCAGAACAGCGCCGCACGCTCGGAGGCCGTTCCCCGGTCGAATATCTGCTCGAGTTCGCGGTCGCCGCCGAAGCGGGTGACGGCGAGGATCGTGGCACCGTGCATCGCAAACAGCAGCACGGACCCGTAAAGGAAGACGATCGAGAGGCAGTGGAAGGGGTTGTAATAGAGGTTGCCGTAGCGGATCGAAAAGGCGGTCGTCCAGTCGAGATGCGGGAAGATGCCGTAGGGCACCGCCTCGGACCACGACCCCATCAGGATCGGGCGGAACAGGCCGAGCACGAGGAACAGCCAGATCGCGCTGGCGAAGGCCCAGGCGACATGTTTGCCCATCCGGTGCTCCTGCGCCAGCAGGTAGGCCCGCAGCCACCAGGTGCAGACGGCGACAAGCAGGAAGAAGCTCGAGATGATGTACCAGCCGCCATCGTTCAGGGGCGGCATCCGCAGGCCGTATTCCGGGCTGGGCGGTTCGAGCGCCAGCCAGAAGAGTTGGCGTAGCATCTCGGGCAACGACCAGTTGACCTGTGCGAGCATGTTGAGGCCGACGATGAAGAACCACAGGAAACCCGTCGCCAGCGAGACCATCCCGGTCCAGCCGAGATAGATCGGGCCGAGCTGGCCGTTTCCGAGCCATCCGAAGAGCTTGGAGAAGCGCGGCGTGACCATGCGCTCGGTCATCATGCGGCCGTTGTCGTTCATGCCCCATTCGGCTTCGCCCTGAACCTGAACCTGGGTGAAGATGTTCTGATATTCGGCCATGATCACATTCCCACCTGAGAGGGCCATATCGGCAGTTCGAGCCACCAGTTCCACCACTCGGGCCAGCCCTTGGTCCATACCGGGCCGCTGATGATGATGCAGACGGCCGAGAAGAACGAGGCGTTGATCGCGAGCAGGAACCCGAGCCGGTGAATGCCCAGCGTGCCGATCGAATAGCCGATGAAGTCGCGGAAGAACGTGTCCTCGTGATCGGGCGTCTTGGCTGTCTCGCCCTTTTCGGGATTGGCCGCCGACAGGATGAGCCCGCCGTGCAGGGCCAGCGCCAGACAGGTGGTGAAGAACAGCGTCACCGCCAGCATGTGGGCCGGGTTGTAATGGAAGTGCAGGTAGGCGTAGCCGGTGTTGGACACCCAGTCGAGATGCGAGAAGATCCCGTAGGGAAAGCCGTAGCCCCAGGCGCCCATCAGCACGGGGCGAAAGATGACCAGCGTCACGTAGGCGAGGATCGCGAAGGCGAAGGCGAAAGGCACGTGATAGCCGATCCCCAGCTTTCGGCAGATCTCGACCTCTCGCAGCGCCCAGCTGCAGAAGGCGCCGGTCGCGCAGATCGTGATGATCTGCCACAGACCGCCCTCCATCAGCGGGGCCGCACCGAGGCCGTAGCTCAGGTCGGGCGGCGCGATGTTGATGAGCCAGGGATTGAACGTTCCCTGCTGCGAGGCGCCCCAGAAGATCAGGATGGTGCCGAGCACGGAAAAGAAGAGCGTCGTGACTCCGAAGAAGCCCACGTAGAAGGGGCCGACCCAGAAGTCGAAAAGATCGCCCCCGATCAGCGTCCCGCCACGGACGCGGTATTTTCTCTCGAAGCTGAGCAACGCCATTTTCAGGGTCTCCGCGCTAAGGCGGCGCGTCCGGTCAGACGACAACCGTCATTGGATGGTGAATTGCGGGTGGTAGTTTGCGGGTGGTCATTTGCTGCGGCCGGTCCATGATCACGTGGCCCGCCCGCAGCTGTTTCATGTGCCGGTGCGCACGGGATTCCGCGCGCACCTCGATCACATCCCCTGTGCTGCGGCAGCGTTCTCAAACCAGTTGAGACCGTTGCTCAGCACCACGAGATGAATCATCACCGCGAGCAGGAAGAGGAACACGCCTTGTGCAACGAAGACGCGGCGCGGATCGAAAATCAGCCAAATCTTGTAGAATTTTGCCATTCTTTGATCCTCCTCAGAACCATGGAGCCCAGATGTACGTCGCGATATGCGCGACGACTGCGATGGCCACGAACAGCCAGAGGCCGCTCATATAGACCGAATGCAGCTCCTGGGCCTGCTCGTCGGTGAGACCTGTAAAGGACAGGTCGGTTCTATCAGCCATGAACGATCCTCCGGAAAGTTACGCTGACACCGCATTCCCTGCGGCAGGGTCCTTTGGGGCTTGCGCCCCGCCGGGGTCCGTCCGCCCTTGCGGGCGGGCAGGTCGGGTCACGGCCCTCAGGCCGAGAAAATCACCGGCGTGATGCGGTCCGCCTCTGCCCATGCACGGGCCAGGGGCCCGCGCAGGTTGAGGCTCCGCCGCCGTCGGACGCAGAGCAGCCACTCGACCGTCGCGAAGGGCAGGGCAAGAAGCAGGATCAGGGTGAAATAGACCCTGAACTCGAACCGCTCTCCGCTATGCGTTCGCAGGTGCCGGTCGCCTGCAATATTGCTGTTCATCGTCATGTGAAGTCTCCTCCGCGTGATGTTCCCTCGGCGCCACTGGTTTGCGGTGCCAGCGCCATGACCGTTTCGATCACGACGCGTTCGTCTCCCTGTTTCAGCGCGGCGTCCTCTGCGGCATCGCGCAGGGATTTTGCGGCCGAAATCCTCGTCAGTACGGGGTGGCTCGCCACGATCCGGTCGAGCTCGGCCTGCGCGTCCGCGTCCCAGGGGAAATCGCGCCGCAGGGGTGTCGGGGTGGCTTGCGTCCTGTCCATGTCACTGGCCAGGGGCAGGATGTGGAAGAGCGCGTCGAAGAGCCCGTTGCACACTTCCTGCACCATGTAGGTCGCGCCCGCGTAGCCCATGAACGGGGTGCCCGTCGCGCGCCGGATCGCGGCGCCCGGAAAGCTTGCCGGGATGAAGGCGGGGCTTGGTCCGTGTCCGCCCTTGAGCTCGGCGAGGTACATCTTCTCGTTGATGCTGCCCATCACGATGAGCGGGCGTTTCTGCCCCAGAAGGGCACGGACCTCGACGTTGTTCGTCTTCTTGCCGGCCGTGCGGGCCACGGCGAAGGCACAGGGCAGGCCCATGTCATCCTCCAGAAACAGCCGGATGCCGCGCGCATAGGTCTCGTTCGCCACGATGGCGAAAGAGGCGGTGGCGAAGAAATCCTGCGTGACCGACCGCCAGAGGTCCCAGACCGGTTTGATCGTCGAATGCTTCTCGCGGGTGATAAATGGCTCGGGGTCGAGCCCGAGCATTTCGCCCAAGGTCCGCAGGAAGCGCGTCGTCGATTCGATCCCGATGGGCGCTTGCAGGTAGGGTTTGCCCAGCACCTCGGCCAGCCCGCGCCCGAACTCCCGGTACATGCAGATGTTGACGTCGGCGTTCACCAGATTGCGCATCTCGGCAAGATGCGCCCCGAGCGGCATCACCATGTTGACCTCGGCCCCGATCCCCTCGATCAGCCGGCGGATCTCGTGCAGGTCGCTCGGCATGTTGAAGGTGCCGTACATCGGCCCGAGGATGTTGACCCGCGGCGCCGCGCCCGCCTCGCGCTTCTTCTCGGGCGGCATCCGGCCCTTCGTCATGCCGAATTCGGTGAAGATCCAGGTCATCGCCCGGTCCGCGGCCTGCCACTGGTCCTCGTCGATGGTGCGCGGCAGGAAGCGCTGGATGTTGGTGCCCTGCGGCGTCACGCCGCCACCGATCATCTCTGCGATGGAGCCTGTGACGACCACGGCGGGAAGCGCCGGATCGAGGGCGCTCCACGCCCGCTTCATGGACTCCTCGGTGCCCGATCCCATCTCGCCTTCGCCAAGGCCGGTGACGACGATGGGCAGTTCGTGCGGCGGCAGGGCGTCGGTGTAATGAAGCACGCTGGTAACGGGCAGGTTCTCGCAGCCCACGGGCCCGTCGATGACGACCTGCAGACCCTTGACGGCGCAGAAGGCGTAGACTGCGCCCCAGTAGCCGCCGGCGCGGTCATGATCCTGGATCAGCATGGCGCGCATCCCCTCTGCGGGTAGCGTCGGAAAGTCTGATGCGCGGCGGCGGCCATCAGATCATCTCCTGGGCTGCGGCGGCGCGGGCCTGCTTGTCGAGCTTCTTCTGATGCTGCGCGCGGAAGTCCGGGCGCAGGTTCGGCGTGCCTTCCCAGACGCCAGCCGTATCCCCGGCACCGACATCCTCGAAAAAGGCGCGCATCCGCTCCATCCGGTCCTTGTTGCCGATCGCCGCGTTGATCACCTCGGCCAGCGACCCGGCACCCGCAGGGCCCATGAGCGGACGCGCGGAAATCAGGTTGGTGAAGTAGAGCGCCGGGATTCCGAGCTGCTTGGCCTTCTGCACGACCGGCGTGGTGCCGATGGCGAGATCGGGCCGGATCGCGTCCATCGCCGCGCAGTCATCCTCGAGCGAGGCGCGGAATTTTACCTTTATGCCCTTCGCCGCCAGCCATTCTGCATCCGTCGTATTCCACGTGGTTCGGGGGCAGGCAGTCCCGACGTAAGGCACCTGCGCGCCGCTTTCGATCAGCAGACGCGCCACGAGCAGTTCGCTCCCCTCGTAGCCCGACAGCGTGATCACGCCGTCGATCCGGGCCCGGGCCAGCGCGCCCTTGATCGCGGGAAGAAAGGCGTTTTGCGCCGAAGCCACCTTGTCCGGGGCGATGCCGAAGGCGTCGCCGATCGCGGCAAGCCAGCTGGCCGTCCCGTCGAGGCCAACAGGCGCGCTGCCGACCACCTTCCGGCCTGCGCGTTCGAAGACGCGCACGGAGGCGGTGTAGAAGGGGTGGATCGCCGCCACCGCGCCGCAATCGAGCGCGGCATAAAGCTCGCGCCATTCCCGGCAGGGAACCACCGGACCCGCCGCAAGCCCCATGGGCGCCAGCATCGCGCCGATCATCATCGGGTCGGCGGGGAACATCTCGCCCAGCAGCGTCACGGTCGGCCGGTCGTCGCGCCCGCTCATCGGAGCGGCCACGGGCCCAGCTTCGACCTCCCGCGCGGCATATTCCAGCATCGCGCCGGCCAGCACGTCCTTCGCCTCGGCATGGGTCGGGATGCCGAAACCGGGAACGTCGATGCCGACGATCCGCACGCCGTTGATTTCCTTCGGCAG encodes:
- the bchY gene encoding chlorophyllide a reductase subunit Y translates to MREAVTYDRPVQAEPPEGEARPASTEPGACSSGGELAKAARLAGQSDLLDKFAADYPQGPHDKPQSMCPAFGSLRVGLRMKRVATVLSGSACCVYGLTFVSHFYGARRSVGYVPFNSETLVTGKLFEDIRESVHELADPDRFDAIVVTNLCVPTASGVPLRLLPKEINGVRIVGIDVPGFGIPTHAEAKDVLAGAMLEYAAREVEAGPVAAPMSGRDDRPTVTLLGEMFPADPMMIGAMLAPMGLAAGPVVPCREWRELYAALDCGAVAAIHPFYTASVRVFERAGRKVVGSAPVGLDGTASWLAAIGDAFGIAPDKVASAQNAFLPAIKGALARARIDGVITLSGYEGSELLVARLLIESGAQVPYVGTACPRTTWNTTDAEWLAAKGIKVKFRASLEDDCAAMDAIRPDLAIGTTPVVQKAKQLGIPALYFTNLISARPLMGPAGAGSLAEVINAAIGNKDRMERMRAFFEDVGAGDTAGVWEGTPNLRPDFRAQHQKKLDKQARAAAAQEMI